One stretch of Pseudomonas azotoformans DNA includes these proteins:
- the gabT gene encoding 4-aminobutyrate--2-oxoglutarate transaminase, with the protein MSKTNASLMKRREAAVPRGVGQIHPIFAESAKNATVTDVEGREFIDFAGGIAVLNTGHVHPKIIAAVTEQLNKLTHTCFQVLAYEPYVELCEKVNAKVPGDFAKKTLLVTTGSEAVENAVKIARAATGRAGVIAFTGAYHGRTMMTLGLTGKVVPYSAGMGLMPGGVFRALFPNELHGVSDDDSIASIERIFKNDAEPRDIAAIIIEPVQGEGGFYVAPKSFMKRLRELCDKHGILLIADEVQTGAGRTGTFFAMEQMGVAADLTTFAKSIAGGFPLAGVCGKAEYMDAIAPGGLGGTYAGSPIACAAALAVMEVFEEEHLLDRCKAVGERLVTGLKAIQAKYPVIGEVRALGAMIAVELFEDGDSHKPDAAAVASVVAKARDKGLILLSCGTYGNVLRVLVPLTSPDEQLDKGLAIIEECFSEL; encoded by the coding sequence ATGAGCAAGACCAACGCATCCCTGATGAAACGCCGTGAAGCCGCTGTACCGCGCGGTGTTGGCCAGATTCACCCGATCTTCGCCGAATCGGCGAAGAACGCTACCGTGACCGACGTTGAAGGTCGCGAGTTCATCGATTTCGCCGGCGGCATCGCCGTGCTGAACACCGGCCACGTGCACCCGAAAATCATCGCCGCCGTGACCGAGCAGCTGAACAAACTGACTCACACCTGCTTCCAAGTACTGGCCTATGAGCCTTACGTGGAACTGTGCGAGAAAGTGAACGCCAAGGTCCCAGGCGATTTCGCCAAGAAAACCCTGCTGGTCACCACCGGTTCCGAAGCGGTGGAAAACGCCGTGAAAATTGCGCGGGCCGCCACGGGGCGTGCCGGTGTGATCGCGTTCACCGGCGCCTACCACGGTCGCACCATGATGACCCTGGGCCTCACCGGTAAAGTCGTGCCTTACTCCGCCGGCATGGGCCTGATGCCAGGCGGCGTGTTCCGCGCGCTGTTCCCGAACGAACTGCACGGCGTGAGCGATGACGATTCCATCGCCAGCATCGAACGCATCTTCAAGAACGATGCCGAGCCGCGTGATATCGCTGCCATCATCATCGAGCCGGTGCAGGGCGAAGGCGGTTTCTACGTCGCGCCGAAATCCTTCATGAAGCGCCTACGCGAACTGTGCGACAAGCACGGCATCCTGCTGATCGCCGACGAAGTGCAAACCGGCGCCGGTCGTACCGGTACGTTCTTCGCCATGGAACAGATGGGCGTTGCCGCCGACCTGACCACCTTCGCCAAATCCATCGCTGGCGGCTTCCCGCTGGCCGGTGTGTGCGGCAAGGCTGAATACATGGACGCCATCGCGCCAGGCGGCCTGGGCGGCACCTACGCCGGTAGCCCGATCGCTTGTGCAGCTGCGCTGGCGGTGATGGAAGTGTTCGAAGAAGAGCACCTGCTGGACCGCTGCAAGGCAGTTGGCGAGCGTCTGGTGACCGGTCTCAAAGCCATCCAGGCCAAATACCCGGTGATCGGCGAAGTGCGTGCCCTGGGCGCGATGATCGCGGTCGAGCTGTTCGAAGATGGCGACAGCCACAAGCCCGACGCCGCTGCCGTTGCCTCCGTGGTGGCCAAGGCGCGTGACAAGGGCCTGATCCTGCTGAGCTGCGGCACCTACGGCAACGTGTTGCGCGTACTGGTCCCGCTGACTTCGCCGGACGAGCAGTTGGACAAAGGCCTGGCGATCATCGAAGAGTGCTTCTCCGAGCTGTAA
- a CDS encoding HDOD domain-containing protein codes for MTAVDLPAVPRVLIAEADPWSRDLLKQVLLNVRCDARLDVCADGQQAAILLREKSYDLILADWELPGIDGLSLLRSVRQKRRSPLLPFILLSSRNDSASVREALPLAPTAYLTKPLNMEGLTQRLQDLLLNEGETVYCEIPPLAPGMTLPVFLERRREASDGAPLRVDVKAAVQHSLRPEGLDLKHLEDQVRMDPQITAVLIAAANSAGHHGAPVQTLPGALHKLVPGQSMNLILGLALKHNVVLGDPALVAYAERHWQVSQDTADYARRLARMLELDHERCYSAGILHRLGDLALLRCLEDWRQGGGELDDEAIGESLYTFGAAYGSALRARWRLPLELRQLIAAIYSLEGGVYARDALVVHLAAQMARLTEHEGLEELAAGKTARLLKVGLSELTRVRKS; via the coding sequence ATGACTGCTGTTGATTTACCCGCTGTACCCCGCGTGTTGATTGCCGAGGCGGACCCTTGGTCGCGGGACCTGCTCAAGCAAGTGTTGTTGAATGTGCGCTGCGACGCGCGGCTGGATGTGTGTGCCGATGGCCAGCAAGCGGCGATATTACTGCGCGAAAAATCCTACGACCTGATCCTGGCGGATTGGGAGCTGCCCGGCATCGATGGCCTGAGCCTGCTGCGCAGCGTGCGCCAGAAGCGTCGCTCGCCTTTGCTGCCGTTCATTCTGCTGAGCAGTCGCAATGACAGCGCCAGCGTGCGCGAAGCCTTGCCCCTGGCGCCCACGGCGTACCTGACCAAACCCCTGAACATGGAAGGCCTGACCCAACGTCTGCAAGACCTGCTGCTCAACGAAGGCGAAACGGTGTACTGCGAGATCCCACCGTTGGCGCCCGGCATGACCTTGCCAGTGTTCCTTGAGCGACGCCGCGAAGCGTCCGACGGCGCGCCATTGCGGGTCGATGTGAAAGCCGCCGTGCAACACAGCCTCAGGCCGGAAGGCCTGGACCTCAAGCATCTGGAAGACCAGGTGCGCATGGACCCGCAAATCACCGCCGTGCTCATCGCCGCCGCCAACAGTGCCGGCCATCACGGCGCACCGGTGCAGACCCTGCCCGGCGCCCTGCACAAGCTGGTGCCGGGGCAAAGCATGAACCTGATCCTCGGGCTGGCGCTCAAGCACAACGTGGTACTCGGTGACCCGGCGCTGGTGGCCTATGCCGAGCGGCACTGGCAAGTGTCCCAGGACACTGCCGACTACGCCCGGCGCCTGGCCCGCATGTTGGAGCTGGATCACGAACGCTGCTACAGCGCGGGTATTCTCCACCGGCTGGGCGACCTGGCGCTGTTGCGCTGCCTGGAGGACTGGCGCCAGGGTGGCGGCGAACTGGATGACGAAGCGATTGGCGAGTCCCTCTACACCTTTGGCGCTGCCTATGGCTCGGCACTGCGTGCGCGTTGGCGCTTGCCGTTGGAGCTGCGCCAGTTGATTGCGGCGATCTACTCGTTGGAGGGCGGTGTGTATGCGCGGGATGCGCTGGTGGTGCACCTGGCGGCGCAGATGGCGCGTTTGACTGAGCATGAAGGCCTGGAAGAACTGGCGGCGGGCAAGACGGCGCGATTGCTCAAGGTGGGCTTGTCGGAGCTGACCCGAGTGCGCAAATCCTGA
- a CDS encoding sensor domain-containing diguanylate cyclase gives MVHEKSSLIDAPAAEHPRPAAAATLLALVHAQGEVERLSEREQLLSSMLVSVNAVLWAIDWETRRVLYVSPAYERVFGRSAGLLLADHREWRNSIHPEDLDYAEHSLARVLEQGAVEDREYRIITADGQIRWLSDKCYMNQQVEPGEPLIVVGMAEDITEKKQLELELHRLATTDVLTQSSNRRHFFECANQAFDTACAQGAPLAFLLLDIDDFKDINDSYGHLEGDQVLRRIAESGRGVLRRGDLFGRIGGEEFAAVLPGCAPEMALQVAERLGREIQELSFNYEGQAFSVTISQGLASLTDRDSTLDSLFARADAAMYEAKRLGKNRVIAG, from the coding sequence ATGGTTCACGAAAAGTCCTCCTTAATCGACGCGCCAGCAGCTGAGCATCCCCGCCCAGCAGCAGCGGCGACCCTGCTGGCGCTGGTGCATGCCCAGGGTGAAGTCGAACGATTGAGCGAACGTGAGCAGTTGCTGAGTTCAATGCTGGTCAGCGTGAATGCCGTGCTGTGGGCCATCGATTGGGAAACCCGCCGCGTGCTGTACGTGAGCCCGGCCTACGAACGAGTCTTCGGGCGCTCTGCCGGCCTGCTGCTGGCCGACCACCGGGAATGGCGCAACAGCATCCACCCCGAAGACCTCGACTACGCCGAACACAGCCTGGCCCGCGTACTGGAACAGGGCGCCGTGGAAGACCGCGAGTACCGCATCATCACCGCCGACGGGCAGATCCGCTGGCTGAGTGACAAGTGCTACATGAACCAGCAAGTCGAGCCCGGTGAGCCGCTGATCGTGGTGGGCATGGCCGAAGACATCACTGAAAAGAAACAGCTGGAGCTGGAGCTGCACCGTCTTGCCACCACCGACGTGCTGACCCAGAGCAGTAACCGCCGGCACTTCTTCGAATGCGCCAACCAGGCCTTCGACACTGCCTGTGCCCAAGGTGCGCCGCTGGCCTTTCTGCTGCTGGACATCGATGACTTCAAAGACATCAACGACAGCTACGGCCATCTGGAGGGCGACCAGGTGCTGCGGCGTATCGCCGAGAGCGGTCGAGGAGTGCTGCGCCGTGGCGATCTGTTCGGGCGCATCGGTGGCGAAGAGTTCGCCGCCGTATTGCCTGGCTGTGCGCCGGAGATGGCGTTGCAGGTGGCCGAGCGCCTGGGCCGGGAGATCCAGGAACTCAGCTTCAACTACGAAGGCCAGGCCTTCAGCGTGACCATCAGCCAGGGCCTGGCCAGCCTCACCGATCGCGACTCGACCCTGGACAGCCTGTTCGCCCGTGCCGATGCGGCCATGTACGAGGCCAAGCGCCTGGGCAAGAACCGCGTAATCGCGGGCTAG
- the desA gene encoding delta-9 fatty acid desaturase DesA codes for MWYNGFLDLSAWQLVAVTLLMTHVTIVGVTVYLHRYSAHRSLELNAGLKHFFRFWLWLTTAQNTREWTAIHRKHHAKCETVDDPHSPVIKGLSTVLRKGAELYRAEAENPETLRIYGKNCPDDWIERKIYTPYPLLGVAIMGAIDLLLFGTIGITIWAIQMMWIPFWAAGVINGLGHAVGYRNFECRDAATNLVPWGIIVGGEELHNNHHTYPNSAKLSVKKWEFDLGWAWIKVFSFLRLAKVQRVAPIAHRVEGKGHLDMDTAMAILNNRFQIMAQYRKLVIGPLVKQELEKVDHSVRHQFHRAKRLLSRETSLLDDRHHVRIQSMLEHSHALKVIYEKRLALQQIWLKTSSNGHDMLAAIKEWVHEAEASGIQSLRDFAHQLKTYSLRPAAV; via the coding sequence ATGTGGTACAACGGTTTTCTTGACCTGTCAGCCTGGCAACTGGTGGCAGTCACGCTGTTGATGACCCACGTGACCATTGTTGGGGTCACGGTCTATCTGCACCGTTATTCAGCCCATCGCTCCCTGGAGCTCAATGCCGGCCTGAAACACTTCTTCCGCTTCTGGCTGTGGCTGACCACGGCGCAGAACACCCGCGAGTGGACTGCCATCCACCGCAAGCACCACGCCAAATGCGAAACCGTGGATGACCCGCACAGCCCGGTCATCAAGGGCCTGTCCACTGTGCTGCGCAAAGGCGCCGAGCTGTACCGCGCCGAAGCCGAAAACCCCGAGACCCTGCGCATCTACGGCAAGAACTGCCCGGACGACTGGATCGAACGCAAAATCTACACCCCCTACCCACTGCTGGGCGTGGCGATCATGGGTGCGATCGACCTGCTGCTGTTCGGCACCATCGGCATTACCATCTGGGCGATCCAGATGATGTGGATTCCCTTCTGGGCCGCCGGCGTGATCAACGGCCTGGGGCATGCCGTGGGCTATCGCAACTTCGAATGCCGTGACGCGGCGACCAACCTGGTGCCGTGGGGCATCATCGTCGGCGGCGAGGAGCTGCATAACAACCACCACACCTACCCCAACTCCGCCAAGCTGTCGGTGAAGAAGTGGGAGTTCGACCTGGGCTGGGCGTGGATCAAAGTATTCAGCTTCCTGCGCCTGGCCAAGGTGCAGCGTGTCGCCCCTATTGCCCACCGCGTGGAAGGCAAGGGCCACCTGGACATGGACACTGCCATGGCGATCCTCAACAACCGCTTCCAGATCATGGCCCAGTACCGCAAGTTGGTGATCGGCCCATTGGTCAAGCAGGAGCTGGAAAAGGTCGATCACTCGGTGCGCCATCAGTTCCACCGCGCCAAGCGCCTGCTGTCGCGGGAAACCAGCTTGCTGGATGACCGCCATCACGTGCGCATCCAGAGCATGCTGGAACACAGCCATGCACTGAAAGTGATCTACGAAAAGCGCCTGGCGCTGCAGCAGATCTGGCTCAAGACCAGCTCCAATGGCCACGATATGCTGGCGGCCATCAAGGAATGGGTGCATGAAGCCGAGGCCAGCGGCATCCAGTCCCTACGGGATTTTGCGCACCAATTGAAGACTTATTCGCTGCGTCCTGCGGCAGTCTGA
- the dibA gene encoding phosphodiesterase DibA, whose amino-acid sequence MLFSYRGALRAGLVYLLVSVAWLQLSNHLLISFLDEPRELGRWLQVRGYVWVALSALAIYLMCARFARANQLQQPLKENRERLRQAAAVFDCTREGVLVTDAQGLIVHVNRAFMAITGYSREDVMGQQPSLFKSGRHSSHFYQQMFQSLERTGEWSGEIWNRRKSGEIYPQWQTIRVIHDDQGHVSHYVAVFSDISAIKDSEHELAHLAHHDPLTDLPNRLLFTDRAEQALASAQIHKRGCALLLLDLDHFKIINDSLGHNVGDQLLKLVGERLKALFGPGVTLARLGGDEFAVLAESCPQVAQAAGLAQRILDALKQPFIFDGHQLFISASIGISLFPSDALSAEQLLRNADSALFKAKSAGREGYALYTEELTAHAQNRVEIASELRRALEQQELCVYYQPVHDLQGSRLIGVEALVRWQHPERGLVPPGEFIPIAERTGLIADIDAWVMDQACRQMCQWLADEVPLSFIAINVSSRLFARRELYEQVAQVLHDTGLDPAFLELEVTESAVMDDPEVALEQLHRLRELGLRLAIDDFGTGYSSLLRLKRLPVQKLKIDQGFVAGLPWDEDDAAIVRVVIALAKSMGMQVHAEGIEQVEQARFLLDQQCDMGQGYWFGRPMPAGELDWSKAPVIRT is encoded by the coding sequence ATGCTGTTTTCATACCGTGGAGCCCTACGCGCGGGGCTGGTATACCTTCTGGTTTCTGTCGCATGGCTCCAGCTCAGCAACCACTTATTGATCAGCTTTCTCGATGAACCGCGGGAGTTGGGACGCTGGCTGCAAGTGCGGGGCTATGTGTGGGTGGCCCTCAGCGCCCTGGCGATTTACCTGATGTGCGCCCGATTTGCGCGTGCCAACCAGTTGCAGCAACCGTTGAAGGAAAACCGCGAACGCCTGCGCCAGGCCGCCGCCGTGTTCGACTGCACCCGCGAAGGGGTGCTGGTCACCGACGCGCAGGGGCTGATCGTGCACGTGAACCGCGCCTTCATGGCGATCACCGGCTACAGCCGCGAAGACGTCATGGGCCAGCAGCCCAGCTTGTTCAAGTCGGGGCGCCATTCGTCGCATTTCTACCAGCAGATGTTCCAGAGCCTGGAGCGTACCGGCGAATGGAGCGGTGAAATCTGGAACCGACGCAAAAGCGGCGAGATTTACCCCCAGTGGCAAACCATTCGCGTGATTCACGATGACCAAGGCCACGTCAGCCATTACGTCGCGGTGTTTTCCGATATCAGCGCCATCAAGGACTCCGAGCACGAACTGGCCCACCTCGCCCATCACGACCCGCTGACCGACCTGCCCAACCGCCTGCTGTTCACCGACCGCGCCGAACAGGCACTGGCCTCGGCGCAGATTCACAAGCGTGGTTGCGCCTTGCTGTTGCTGGACCTGGACCACTTCAAAATCATCAATGACAGCCTGGGCCATAACGTTGGCGACCAGTTGCTCAAGCTGGTCGGCGAACGGCTCAAGGCGTTGTTCGGCCCGGGCGTGACCCTGGCGCGCCTGGGTGGGGACGAATTCGCGGTGCTGGCAGAAAGTTGTCCACAGGTGGCCCAGGCTGCGGGCCTGGCGCAACGCATACTGGATGCACTGAAACAGCCATTTATCTTTGACGGCCACCAGCTGTTTATCAGCGCGAGTATTGGCATCAGCCTGTTCCCCAGCGACGCCCTGAGCGCCGAGCAGTTACTGCGCAACGCCGATTCCGCGTTGTTCAAGGCCAAGAGTGCTGGCCGCGAAGGCTATGCCCTGTACACCGAAGAACTCACCGCACATGCGCAGAACCGCGTGGAGATCGCCAGTGAGCTGCGCCGTGCGCTTGAACAGCAGGAGCTGTGCGTCTACTACCAGCCGGTGCACGACCTGCAGGGCAGCCGCCTGATCGGCGTCGAAGCGCTGGTGCGTTGGCAGCACCCGGAGCGCGGTCTGGTGCCGCCGGGCGAGTTCATCCCGATTGCCGAGCGCACCGGCCTGATTGCCGATATCGACGCCTGGGTCATGGACCAGGCCTGCCGGCAGATGTGCCAATGGCTGGCCGATGAGGTGCCGCTGAGTTTTATCGCCATCAACGTTTCCAGCCGCCTGTTTGCCCGGCGTGAGTTGTACGAGCAGGTCGCCCAGGTGCTGCACGACACGGGCCTGGATCCCGCCTTCCTCGAACTGGAAGTCACCGAAAGCGCGGTGATGGACGACCCGGAAGTAGCCCTGGAACAACTGCACCGCCTGCGCGAGCTGGGGCTGCGCCTGGCCATCGACGACTTCGGCACCGGTTATTCCTCGCTGTTGCGCCTCAAGCGCCTGCCGGTGCAGAAGCTCAAGATCGATCAGGGCTTCGTCGCCGGGTTGCCGTGGGACGAGGACGATGCGGCGATTGTGCGCGTGGTGATCGCCCTGGCAAAAAGCATGGGGATGCAAGTGCATGCAGAGGGGATCGAGCAGGTGGAACAGGCGCGGTTCCTGTTGGATCAGCAGTGCGATATGGGGCAGGGGTATTGGTTTGGCCGGCCGATGCCGGCGGGCGAACTAGATTGGTCCAAGGCACCCGTGATCCGAACCTGA
- the oscA gene encoding sulfur starvation response protein OscA, translated as MSASLRSVDGQDEAAILREIQSALRDLRFGAVEITVHNAQVVQIERKEKFRLQNPGNKPS; from the coding sequence ATGAGCGCATCTCTACGTAGCGTCGACGGCCAGGACGAAGCAGCCATTTTGCGTGAGATCCAGAGCGCCCTGCGCGATCTGCGGTTTGGCGCGGTGGAAATCACGGTGCACAACGCCCAAGTGGTCCAGATCGAACGCAAAGAAAAATTCCGCCTGCAGAACCCGGGTAACAAACCGAGCTGA
- a CDS encoding sulfate ABC transporter substrate-binding protein, which translates to MSSIRRYALAALASAVFAGSAVAKDYELLNVSYDPTRELYQDYNAEFTNFWKQSHPGDNVKIQQSHGGSGKQGRAVIDGLRADVVTLALAGDIDEIAKLGKTLPENWQTRLPDASTPYTSTIVFLVRKGNPKGIKDWGDLIKKDVSVITPNPKTSGGARWNFLAAWAYGLKAGGSEAKAQEYVKELFKHVPVLDTGARGSTITFVNNGQGDVLLAWENEAFLALKEDGGADKFDIVVPSLSILAEPPVAVVDKNAEKKGNTEIATEYLKHLYSPAGQEIAAKNFYRPRDAKVAAKYAQQFPKLDLVTIDKDFGGWKTAQPKFFNDGGVFDQIYTAQ; encoded by the coding sequence ATGTCGTCGATTCGCCGTTACGCCCTGGCCGCCCTGGCCAGCGCCGTGTTTGCAGGTTCTGCGGTTGCCAAGGACTACGAGTTGCTCAACGTCTCGTACGACCCTACCCGTGAGCTGTACCAGGACTACAACGCTGAGTTCACCAACTTCTGGAAACAGTCCCACCCAGGCGACAACGTCAAGATCCAGCAATCCCACGGTGGTTCGGGCAAGCAAGGCCGCGCCGTGATCGATGGTCTGCGCGCTGACGTGGTCACCCTGGCTTTGGCCGGCGACATCGACGAAATTGCCAAGCTGGGCAAGACCCTCCCGGAAAACTGGCAGACCCGCCTGCCGGACGCCAGCACCCCATACACCTCGACCATCGTGTTCCTGGTGCGCAAGGGCAACCCTAAAGGCATCAAGGACTGGGGCGACCTGATCAAGAAAGACGTGTCCGTGATCACCCCAAACCCGAAAACCTCCGGCGGCGCCCGCTGGAACTTCCTCGCCGCCTGGGCCTATGGCCTCAAGGCCGGTGGCAGCGAAGCCAAGGCTCAGGAATACGTGAAAGAGCTGTTCAAGCACGTACCTGTGCTGGACACCGGCGCTCGCGGCTCGACCATCACCTTCGTCAACAACGGTCAGGGTGACGTATTGCTCGCCTGGGAAAACGAAGCCTTCCTGGCGCTGAAGGAAGACGGCGGCGCCGACAAGTTCGACATCGTCGTACCTTCCCTATCGATCCTCGCCGAGCCGCCGGTGGCCGTGGTCGACAAGAACGCCGAGAAAAAGGGCAACACCGAAATCGCCACTGAATACCTGAAGCACCTGTACAGCCCGGCTGGCCAGGAGATTGCGGCGAAAAACTTCTACCGCCCACGCGATGCAAAAGTGGCCGCCAAATACGCCCAGCAGTTCCCGAAACTGGACCTGGTGACTATCGACAAAGACTTCGGCGGCTGGAAAACTGCCCAACCGAAATTCTTTAACGACGGTGGCGTGTTCGACCAAATCTACACGGCGCAATAA
- the cysT gene encoding sulfate ABC transporter permease subunit CysT, whose product MSRRISPVIPGFGLTLGYTVVYLSLIVLIPLAAMFVHAAQLTWDQFWNIISAPRVLAALQLSFSTALYAALINGVIGTLLAWVLVRYTFPGRKVIDAMIDLPFALPTAVAGIALTALYTPNGLVGQFAADLGFKIAYTPLGITLALTFVTLPFVVRTVQPVLADIPREVEEAAACLGAKPLQVFRHILVPALLPAWLTGFALAFARGVGEYGSVIFIAGNMPMKTEILPLLIMVKLDQYDYRGATSIGVLMLVVSFVLLLLINLLQRRIERP is encoded by the coding sequence ATGTCGCGTCGTATCTCCCCCGTCATACCCGGCTTCGGGCTGACGCTGGGCTACACCGTGGTGTACCTCAGCCTGATCGTACTCATCCCGCTGGCGGCGATGTTTGTACACGCCGCTCAACTCACCTGGGATCAGTTCTGGAACATCATCTCCGCACCGCGTGTGCTGGCGGCGTTGCAACTGAGCTTCAGCACCGCGCTGTACGCCGCGCTGATCAATGGCGTGATCGGCACGCTGCTGGCCTGGGTGCTGGTGCGCTACACCTTCCCTGGCCGCAAGGTCATCGATGCGATGATCGACCTGCCGTTCGCGTTGCCCACCGCTGTCGCCGGCATCGCACTGACCGCGCTGTACACGCCTAACGGGCTGGTCGGCCAGTTCGCCGCCGACCTGGGCTTCAAGATCGCCTACACCCCGTTGGGCATCACGCTGGCGCTGACCTTCGTCACCCTGCCGTTCGTGGTGCGCACGGTGCAGCCGGTGTTGGCCGATATCCCCCGGGAAGTCGAAGAAGCCGCCGCGTGCCTGGGTGCCAAGCCGTTGCAGGTGTTCCGCCACATCCTGGTGCCGGCGCTGCTGCCCGCCTGGTTGACCGGTTTCGCGTTGGCGTTTGCCCGTGGCGTGGGTGAGTACGGTTCGGTGATTTTCATTGCCGGCAACATGCCGATGAAAACCGAGATCCTGCCGCTGCTGATCATGGTCAAGCTCGATCAATACGACTACCGCGGCGCCACGTCCATTGGCGTGTTGATGCTGGTGGTTTCCTTTGTCCTGCTGCTGCTGATCAACTTGTTGCAGCGGCGCATCGAACGTCCATAA
- the cysW gene encoding sulfate ABC transporter permease subunit CysW: protein MSQSSIAAASSANAARRGSAASRRILIGLGWLVFALFLLLPLFIVVTQGLKNGLGAFFTAILEPDALSALKLTVIAVVISVPLNLVFGVSAAWCVSKYSFRGKSILVTLIDLPFSVSPVIAGLVYVLMFGAQGFFGPWLQDHDIQIVFALPGIVLATIFVTVPFVARELIPLMQEQGTQEEEAARLLGANGWQMFWHVTVPNIKWGLIYGVVLCTARAMGEFGAVSVVSGHIRGVTNTLPLHVEILYNEYNHVAAFAVASLLLILALFILLLKQWSENRINRLRAGAAEE, encoded by the coding sequence ATGTCCCAATCGTCTATTGCCGCCGCGTCCTCGGCCAACGCTGCCCGCCGTGGCAGCGCCGCGTCGCGACGCATCCTGATCGGCCTTGGCTGGCTGGTGTTCGCCCTGTTCCTGTTGTTGCCGCTGTTTATCGTGGTGACCCAGGGCCTGAAGAACGGCCTCGGCGCGTTCTTCACCGCGATCCTCGAACCCGACGCGCTGTCGGCGTTGAAACTCACGGTGATCGCCGTGGTGATCTCGGTGCCGCTCAACCTGGTGTTTGGCGTCAGCGCTGCGTGGTGCGTGAGCAAGTACTCGTTCCGTGGCAAGAGCATCCTGGTGACGCTGATCGACCTGCCGTTCTCGGTGTCGCCGGTGATCGCCGGCCTGGTCTATGTGTTGATGTTCGGCGCCCAGGGCTTCTTTGGCCCGTGGTTGCAGGACCACGACATCCAGATCGTGTTCGCCTTGCCCGGCATCGTGCTGGCGACCATCTTCGTCACCGTGCCCTTTGTGGCCCGTGAACTGATCCCGCTGATGCAGGAGCAGGGCACCCAGGAAGAAGAGGCCGCGCGCCTGCTCGGTGCCAATGGCTGGCAGATGTTCTGGCACGTGACCGTGCCGAATATCAAATGGGGCCTGATCTATGGCGTGGTGCTGTGTACCGCACGGGCCATGGGTGAGTTCGGCGCGGTGTCGGTGGTGTCCGGCCACATTCGCGGCGTGACCAACACCCTGCCGCTGCACGTCGAGATTCTCTACAACGAATACAACCACGTTGCCGCGTTTGCGGTGGCGAGTCTGTTGCTGATCCTGGCGCTCTTCATCCTGCTGCTCAAGCAGTGGAGCGAGAACCGTATTAACCGCCTGCGCGCCGGTGCGGCTGAGGAATAA
- a CDS encoding sulfate/molybdate ABC transporter ATP-binding protein, whose amino-acid sequence MSIEVRNVSKNFNAFKALNSINLDIQSGELVALLGPSGCGKTTLLRIIAGLETPDDGSIVFHGEDVSGHDVRDRNVGFVFQHYALFRHMTVFDNVAFGLRMKPKNQRPSESQIAVKVHELLNMVQLDWLSDRYPEQLSGGQRQRIALARALAVEPKVLLLDEPFGALDAKVRKELRRWLARLHEDINLTSVFVTHDQEEAMEVADRIVVMNKGVIEQIGSPGDVYENPASDFVYHFLGDSNRLHLGEDKHVLFRPHEVSLSRHELEDHHAAEVRDIRPLGATTRVTLKVEGQSELIEAEVVKDHDSLTGLARGETLFFKPKVWQKA is encoded by the coding sequence ATGTCGATCGAAGTCCGTAATGTCAGCAAGAACTTCAACGCCTTCAAGGCCCTGAACAGCATCAACCTGGACATCCAGAGTGGCGAGCTGGTGGCCTTGCTTGGCCCGTCCGGCTGTGGCAAGACCACCTTGCTGCGCATCATTGCAGGCCTGGAAACCCCGGATGACGGCAGCATCGTGTTCCACGGTGAAGACGTCTCCGGCCACGACGTGCGCGATCGCAACGTCGGTTTTGTGTTCCAGCACTATGCGTTGTTCCGTCATATGACCGTGTTCGACAACGTGGCGTTCGGCCTGCGCATGAAACCGAAGAACCAGCGCCCGAGCGAAAGCCAGATCGCGGTCAAGGTCCACGAACTGCTGAACATGGTGCAACTGGATTGGTTGTCGGATCGTTACCCGGAGCAGCTCTCCGGTGGCCAGCGCCAGCGTATCGCCCTGGCCCGCGCCCTGGCGGTCGAGCCGAAAGTGTTGCTGCTGGATGAGCCCTTCGGCGCCCTCGACGCCAAGGTACGTAAAGAGCTGCGCCGCTGGCTGGCGCGCCTGCACGAAGACATCAACCTGACCTCGGTGTTCGTGACCCACGATCAGGAAGAGGCCATGGAAGTCGCCGACCGCATCGTGGTGATGAACAAGGGCGTGATCGAGCAGATCGGCTCACCGGGCGACGTCTACGAAAACCCGGCCAGCGATTTCGTCTATCACTTCCTCGGGGATTCGAACCGCCTGCACTTGGGTGAAGACAAGCACGTGCTGTTCCGTCCACACGAAGTGTCGCTGTCGCGGCATGAACTAGAGGATCACCACGCCGCAGAAGTGCGGGATATCCGCCCGTTGGGTGCGACAACCCGTGTGACCTTGAAGGTCGAAGGCCAGAGTGAGCTGATCGAAGCCGAAGTGGTGAAAGACCACGACAGCCTGACCGGCTTGGCGCGCGGCGAGACGCTGTTCTTCAAACCCAAGGTCTGGCAGAAAGCCTAA